The DNA window ACGTACCTGCGCGGGCTCGCCGCCCGGCCGGGGGTGGCGCCGCACCTGCGACTCGGTCACGAGGTGACAGCGGCGGTCTGGGACTCGTCCGCCGACCGCTGGGACGTCACCACGAACCGGGGGCGGTTCCGCAGCCGGGTGCTGGTGCTGGCGGCCGGGCGGCTCACCGAACCCCGGATCCCGGGCGTTCCCGGACTCGACGGCTTCGACGGGCCGGTCTTCCACTCCGCGCGCTGGGATCATGACGCGAAACTCGACGGGGCGCGCGTCGGCGTCGTCGGCACGGGCGCCTCGGCCGTCCAGATCGTCCCCGAACTGGCCGGCCGGGTGGAGCACCTGACCGTTTTCGCGCGCAGTAACCCGTACATCATCCCCCGCAACGACCAGGCACAGGCCGCCGCCGAGCCGGCGGAGATCTCCCGGGTACGCGAAGAGGTGTTCGCGGGCATGGAACAGGGCATCGCCGCCCGCCGCCGGGAGCGGGCCGCCCTGGACGAGCTGCGGTCCCGGGCGCTCGGGCACCTCGCCGCGCAGGTCCCGGACCCCGTGCTGCGCGCCCGGCTCACCCCGGACTACGAGGTCGGCTGCAAGCGGGTGCTGCTCTCCGACACGTTCTACCCCGCGATGAACCGCGCCGACGTCACGCTGGCCGGCGCGTTGCAGCGTCTCGACGGGCGCACCGCGATCGCCGCCGACGGCCGGTGCGCCGACCTCGACGTGCTCGTGCTCGCCACCGGCTTCCACGCGACCCGGCAGCCGTACGCGGAGCGGATCACCGGCCGTGGGGGAGTGCTGCTCGCCCGGGCGTGGGAGCGCGGCATGGTGTCGCACGCGTCGACGGTGGTGCACGGCTTCCCGAACATGTTCGTGCTGGACGGCCCGAACGCGGCCCTCGGCCACAACTCGGCCGTGCACGTCATCGAGAGCCAGCTCTCCTATCTGACCGGCGCCCTCGATCATCTGGCCGGGCACGGCGGTGTGCTGGAGGTGACGTCGCGGGCGCAGGACCAGTACACCCGGGACATCGACACGATGGCGGAGCGGACGGTGTGGCTGCGCGGCGGTTGCACCAGCTGGTACGTGGACGCGCGCAGCGGCCGGCTGACACTGCTGTGGCCGAGCACCGCCACCGCGTTCCGGGAACGGAACGGGCGTTTCGACCCGGCGCCGTTCGTTGCCGCCGATTCGTAGAGTCGGATCATGGCGATTCGTGCGGTGGTCTTCGATGTCGGAGGAGTGCTGGCGCTGGTCGAGCCGATGGACTTCGACAGGCGCTGGGAGGCGGAACTCGGCCTGGGCGCCGGGACGATCAGCAGGGTCATGGCGGACGTGTGGGACGCCGGGGCGATCGGCCGGGTGACCGAGGCCGAGGTGCACCGGGTCATGGGCGAGCGGCTGGGCCTCGACGACGCCCGGGTCGGCGCGATGATGGACGACATGTGGCGGCAGTACCTCGGCGTCGCCAACACCGAGCTGATCGAGTACGTCCGGGGGCTGCGGCCGGCGTACCGGACCGGGATCCTGAGCAACAGTTTCGTCGGGGCGCGCGAGCGGGAGGGGTTCGGCGACCTGGTGGACGAGCTGATCTACTCCCATGAGGTCGGGATGAACAAGCCGGATCCGGCGTTGTGGGAGCTGGCGTGCCGGCGGCTGGCGGTGGCGCCGGGCGAGATGGTCTTCGTGGACAACGCGCCGGGGCTGGTGGAGAGCGCGACCGGGTTCGGGATCCGGGGCGTGCTGTTCACGGACACCCGGCAGGTGATCGCCGACATCGAGGCCCTGCTGCGTCACGGGTGACGCGGTCCCTTTTTGGATCTTGGAAACGCGGATGCCGGCTGGCGCTCGGCGCGGACAAAACGGGCGCGCGACAGCACTGAGCACCAGCCGGGCGACACGAGCTGGCCACCAGTGCTGTCGGCAGCTCCGGGGACAGCACCACAAGCCGGCCCGGCCACCATGAGGGAGTCACGCTGCCATCGTGCCTGAACCGAGTCCCGGCCGTGTCGCCACGTCAGCCTCCGGGCGGTGGGGTGACGGGGGCTCCGGTCACCGCGGCGGCCTCCTGGAGGCAGATGTCGAGCAGCGGTGCGCCGTCGGTGTTGGTGAGGATCACGCCTGTCGAGCCGGTGTCCGGGTAGATGGTCCAGTTCGCGCCGACGCCCGGGCCTCCGCCGCCCCGGCCGATCATCCACTGGCCGTTGGTGATGCTGATCGGCATCGTGTAGGCGGCGAACGAGGTGGGGTCGGGGCCGGGGAGTTTGGCGCCGGCGAACAGGTCGGCGTACGGCCGGGACAGCAGCGTGCCGTCGTTCAGCGCCTCAGCGAACCGGATCAGGTCCGGCGCGGTGGCGAAGCCGTCCCCCGAGGCGTGGCCGATGAAGGCGCGACCCGGATTGCGGCCCGGGGTGTTCGGGTCGGAGCTGCCCCGGTCCAGGTGGCGGACCGCGTCGATCAGGCTGCGATCGGCCTGCCGCATGTACGGGTGGGCGATGTGCTCGTCGGTGAGCCACTGGTCGCGCGTGTAGTACGCCGAGCCGGTCATGCCCGAGCGCCGGAAGACGTGCTCGTGCACGTAGTCCCAGAATGTCCCGCCGGACACCGTCTCGACGATCTGCGCGGCGATCGCCAGGCCGGCCCCGCCGCCGGGCCGGTGGCCGTTGGAGCCGGCGCCGGGGACTCCCACGAGCGTGGCCTGCCGTACCCAATGATCGATGTTCCGGCGCACCTCGGACCGGCTGTGGAAGACGCGCTGCCAGTCCGGCATCGGCGCGTCCAGCCCGGACGTGCCGGTGAGCAGGTGGTGGAGGGTCACCACGTCGGCGATCTCCGGTGGGAAGCCTGTCAGGTGCGCGCTCACCGGGTCGGAGAGCGCCAGCTCGCCCCGCTGCGCCAGCTGCAGGACGGCCACCGCCAGGAACGGCTGGCTCGCCGAGGACAGGTTGAAGGCGGTGCCCTCGTGGTTGCGGATCCGCCGTTCCCGGTCGGCCATGCCGTAGGCACGGGACAGCACCGTGCGGCCCCGGTGCGCGAGCATCGCCACGCCCGAGAAGGCGCCCTCGGCGGCCAACCGTGCCAGATAGCGGTCGTAGGCCCCGCCGGGACGGGTGTCGCGGGGGAGAGAGGCGGCCCGGGCCGGGCCGGCGCCCGCACCGGCGCCCGCGAGTGGCGCGGCGACCGCGGCGAGCCCGCCCCAGGCGACGAGCCGGCGACGGGCGATACCGCGTACTGAATCGAAGGTCATGCCTTCATCGAAGGCGACGCGACGTTGCGGTGACGTATCCGGTTTTCGATACGCCGGCGATACGCTACTTCCCGGTGTCGCGGCGCATCTCCACGATCGCCCGAGTGCCGGCCGGCACGACGGTCTCCACCACCAGACCCGCCGCGGCGGCCAGGTCACCGAGCT is part of the Actinoplanes missouriensis 431 genome and encodes:
- a CDS encoding flavin-containing monooxygenase, with amino-acid sequence MTETVEVADPVEVDVVVVGAGLAGIGAAIELAARDETFVVLERAADVGGTWRDNTYPGVACDVPSHLYAFAHSPNPGWSRTFAPGHEIHTYLRGLAARPGVAPHLRLGHEVTAAVWDSSADRWDVTTNRGRFRSRVLVLAAGRLTEPRIPGVPGLDGFDGPVFHSARWDHDAKLDGARVGVVGTGASAVQIVPELAGRVEHLTVFARSNPYIIPRNDQAQAAAEPAEISRVREEVFAGMEQGIAARRRERAALDELRSRALGHLAAQVPDPVLRARLTPDYEVGCKRVLLSDTFYPAMNRADVTLAGALQRLDGRTAIAADGRCADLDVLVLATGFHATRQPYAERITGRGGVLLARAWERGMVSHASTVVHGFPNMFVLDGPNAALGHNSAVHVIESQLSYLTGALDHLAGHGGVLEVTSRAQDQYTRDIDTMAERTVWLRGGCTSWYVDARSGRLTLLWPSTATAFRERNGRFDPAPFVAADS
- a CDS encoding HAD family hydrolase, which gives rise to MAIRAVVFDVGGVLALVEPMDFDRRWEAELGLGAGTISRVMADVWDAGAIGRVTEAEVHRVMGERLGLDDARVGAMMDDMWRQYLGVANTELIEYVRGLRPAYRTGILSNSFVGAREREGFGDLVDELIYSHEVGMNKPDPALWELACRRLAVAPGEMVFVDNAPGLVESATGFGIRGVLFTDTRQVIADIEALLRHG
- a CDS encoding serine hydrolase domain-containing protein; this translates as MTFDSVRGIARRRLVAWGGLAAVAAPLAGAGAGAGPARAASLPRDTRPGGAYDRYLARLAAEGAFSGVAMLAHRGRTVLSRAYGMADRERRIRNHEGTAFNLSSASQPFLAVAVLQLAQRGELALSDPVSAHLTGFPPEIADVVTLHHLLTGTSGLDAPMPDWQRVFHSRSEVRRNIDHWVRQATLVGVPGAGSNGHRPGGGAGLAIAAQIVETVSGGTFWDYVHEHVFRRSGMTGSAYYTRDQWLTDEHIAHPYMRQADRSLIDAVRHLDRGSSDPNTPGRNPGRAFIGHASGDGFATAPDLIRFAEALNDGTLLSRPYADLFAGAKLPGPDPTSFAAYTMPISITNGQWMIGRGGGGPGVGANWTIYPDTGSTGVILTNTDGAPLLDICLQEAAAVTGAPVTPPPGG